The Streptomyces achromogenes genome window below encodes:
- a CDS encoding 3-hydroxyacyl-CoA dehydrogenase NAD-binding domain-containing protein produces the protein MTQSTTIRWEQDRTGLVTLVLDDPDQSANTMNAAFRASLAAVADRLEAEKDSVRGVILTSAKKTFFAGGDLRDLIRVTPDTAQELLDGGLEIKRNLRRIETLGKPVVAALNGAALGGGYELALACHHRIALDAPGSKIGCPEVTLGLLPGGGGVVRTVRLLGITDALLKVLLKGTQYSPRRALENGLVDEVADSPEDLLAKARAFVDANPESQQPWDRPGYRIPGGTPSNPRFAANLPAFPASLRKETSGAPYPAPRNILAAAVEGAQVDFETAQVIEARYFVELAAGQTSKNMIQAFFFDLQAVNSGLSRPKGVAPRPVRRAAVLGAGMMGAGIAYACARAGIDVVLKDVSLEAALKGKAYSEKLCAKAVSRGRTTQEKADALLARITPTADPADLAGCDAVIEAVFEDTALKHKVFQEIEQVVAPDALLCSNTSTLPITALAEGVERQADFIGLHFFSPVDKMPLVEIIKGERTGDEALARAFDLVRQIKKTPIVVNDSRGFFTSRVIGHFINEGVAMVGEGIEPASVEQAAAQAGYPAKVLSLMDELTLTLAQKIRRESRRAVEEAGGVWTAHPAEAVIDRMVDEFGRTGRSGGAGFYEYGEDGGRAGLWPGLREHFTRAGAEIPFEDMQERMLFSEALDTVRLVEEGVLTSVADANIGSLFGIGFPGWTGGVLQYINGYDGGLPGFVARARELAARYGDRFTPPPLLVEKAQRGETFTDAR, from the coding sequence ATGACACAGAGCACCACCATCCGCTGGGAACAGGACCGCACCGGCCTCGTCACCCTCGTCCTCGACGACCCCGACCAGTCCGCGAACACCATGAACGCGGCCTTCCGCGCCTCCCTGGCCGCCGTCGCCGACCGCCTGGAGGCCGAGAAGGACTCCGTCCGGGGCGTCATCCTCACCTCCGCCAAGAAGACCTTCTTCGCCGGCGGCGACCTGCGCGACCTCATCCGCGTCACCCCGGACACGGCCCAGGAGCTGCTGGACGGCGGACTGGAGATCAAGCGCAACCTCCGCCGCATCGAGACCCTCGGCAAGCCCGTCGTCGCCGCCCTGAACGGCGCGGCCCTCGGCGGCGGCTACGAACTCGCCCTCGCCTGCCACCACCGCATCGCCCTCGACGCGCCCGGCTCGAAGATCGGCTGCCCCGAGGTCACCCTCGGCCTGCTCCCCGGCGGCGGCGGCGTCGTGCGCACGGTCCGGCTGCTGGGCATCACCGACGCCCTCCTCAAGGTCCTCCTCAAGGGCACCCAGTACAGCCCGCGGCGGGCCCTGGAGAACGGTCTGGTCGACGAGGTCGCCGACTCGCCCGAGGACCTGCTCGCCAAGGCCCGCGCCTTCGTCGACGCGAACCCCGAGTCGCAGCAGCCCTGGGACCGGCCGGGCTACCGCATCCCGGGCGGCACCCCGTCGAACCCCCGGTTCGCCGCCAACCTGCCCGCGTTCCCGGCCAGCCTGCGCAAGGAGACCAGCGGCGCCCCCTACCCCGCGCCGCGCAACATCCTCGCCGCGGCCGTCGAGGGCGCCCAGGTCGACTTCGAGACCGCACAGGTCATCGAGGCCCGCTACTTCGTCGAGCTGGCCGCGGGACAGACGTCGAAGAACATGATCCAGGCGTTCTTCTTCGACCTCCAGGCCGTCAACTCGGGCCTCAGCCGCCCCAAGGGCGTCGCACCCCGACCGGTGCGCAGGGCGGCCGTCCTGGGCGCCGGGATGATGGGCGCGGGCATCGCCTACGCGTGCGCCCGCGCGGGCATCGACGTCGTCCTGAAGGACGTCTCCCTGGAGGCCGCGCTCAAGGGCAAGGCCTACTCCGAGAAGCTGTGTGCCAAGGCCGTCTCCCGCGGCCGCACGACCCAGGAGAAGGCGGACGCGCTCCTCGCCCGCATCACGCCCACCGCGGACCCCGCCGACCTGGCCGGCTGCGACGCCGTCATCGAGGCCGTCTTCGAGGACACCGCCCTCAAGCACAAGGTGTTCCAGGAGATCGAGCAGGTCGTCGCGCCCGACGCCCTGCTGTGCTCCAACACCTCCACGCTGCCCATCACCGCCCTCGCCGAAGGGGTCGAGCGGCAGGCCGACTTCATCGGGCTGCACTTCTTCTCGCCCGTCGACAAGATGCCGCTGGTCGAGATCATCAAGGGCGAGCGCACCGGCGACGAGGCGCTCGCGCGCGCCTTCGACCTGGTGCGGCAGATCAAGAAGACGCCGATCGTCGTCAACGACTCGCGCGGCTTCTTCACCTCCCGGGTGATCGGCCACTTCATCAACGAGGGCGTCGCCATGGTCGGCGAGGGCATCGAGCCCGCCTCCGTGGAGCAGGCGGCCGCGCAGGCCGGTTACCCCGCCAAGGTGCTCTCCCTGATGGACGAGCTGACGCTCACCCTTGCGCAGAAGATCCGGCGGGAGTCCAGGCGAGCCGTCGAGGAGGCCGGCGGCGTCTGGACCGCGCACCCCGCCGAGGCCGTCATCGACCGCATGGTCGACGAGTTCGGCCGCACGGGGCGCAGCGGCGGCGCCGGCTTCTACGAGTACGGGGAGGACGGCGGGCGGGCCGGTCTGTGGCCGGGGCTGCGCGAGCACTTCACCCGCGCGGGCGCCGAGATCCCCTTCGAGGACATGCAGGAGCGCATGCTGTTCTCCGAGGCCCTCGACACCGTCAGGCTCGTCGAGGAGGGCGTCCTGACCTCCGTCGCCGACGCCAACATCGGCTCCCTCTTCGGCATCGGCTTCCCCGGCTGGACCGGAGGCGTGCTCCAGTACATCAACGGCTACGACGGCGGGCTCCCCGGCTTCGTGGCTCGCGCGCGTGAGCTCGCCGCACGCTACGGCGACCGCTTCACCCCGCCCCCCCTGCTGGTGGAGAAGGCGCAACGGGGGGAGACCTTCACGGACGCGCGCTGA
- a CDS encoding MerR family transcriptional regulator, whose product MTSETEEPALTVDELAARAGVTVRTVRFYGTKGLLPPPVIGPRRVGRYGAGHLARLALIEELRGQGLTLAAIERYLERLPPGLDAHDLAVHRAVVASWAPDAVETVSREELQRRAGRTLGEEDLDRLVAMNVVRRGDDGYGVDPGLLRLGVRLLDMPLSPESIRAARTVLLDHARAAAHELSRLLREEVPERDARAVRSLSAHMQPLVVQALLTAFQRSLTEELREWLGEPPADGSP is encoded by the coding sequence ATGACGAGCGAGACCGAGGAGCCGGCCCTCACGGTCGACGAGCTGGCCGCGCGCGCCGGGGTCACGGTGCGCACGGTGCGCTTCTACGGCACGAAGGGGCTGCTGCCGCCGCCGGTCATCGGGCCGCGCCGGGTGGGGCGTTACGGCGCCGGGCACCTCGCGCGCCTGGCGCTGATCGAGGAACTGCGCGGGCAGGGTCTGACGCTGGCGGCGATCGAGCGCTACCTGGAGCGGCTGCCGCCCGGTCTGGACGCCCACGACCTCGCCGTGCACCGGGCCGTGGTGGCTTCCTGGGCGCCGGACGCGGTGGAGACGGTGAGCCGGGAGGAACTGCAGCGGCGGGCGGGGCGCACGCTCGGCGAGGAGGATCTGGACCGGCTCGTCGCGATGAACGTCGTACGCCGCGGCGACGACGGGTACGGGGTCGACCCCGGCCTGCTGCGGCTGGGGGTCCGGCTGCTGGACATGCCGTTGTCGCCGGAGTCCATCCGCGCGGCGCGCACCGTCCTGCTCGACCATGCGCGCGCGGCGGCCCACGAGCTGTCGCGGCTGCTGCGCGAGGAGGTGCCGGAGCGCGACGCGCGGGCGGTGCGGTCGCTGTCGGCGCACATGCAGCCGCTGGTCGTCCAGGCGCTGCTGACGGCCTTCCAGCGCTCGCTCACGGAGGAACTGCGGGAGTGGCTCGGGGAGCCGCCGGCGGACGGCTCCCCGTGA
- a CDS encoding macro domain-containing protein, whose protein sequence is MGEITCVRGDATVPSVKGVKVIAHVCNDIGGGGKGFVLALSRRWPEPEAAYRAWHREGASNDFGPGALQLVQVEPYVWVADMIGQRGVRTGSKGVPVRYEAIDAALARLAGPARELHASVHMPRIGCGLAGGKWSRVEPLVSERLVRRGVAVTVYDHGEG, encoded by the coding sequence ATGGGGGAGATCACTTGTGTCAGGGGCGACGCCACCGTGCCGTCGGTGAAGGGCGTCAAGGTGATCGCCCATGTCTGCAACGACATCGGGGGAGGGGGGAAGGGCTTCGTCCTCGCGCTGTCCCGCCGCTGGCCCGAACCGGAGGCGGCCTACCGCGCCTGGCACCGGGAGGGCGCCTCCAACGACTTCGGCCCGGGCGCGCTCCAGCTGGTCCAGGTGGAGCCGTACGTGTGGGTCGCCGACATGATCGGCCAGCGCGGCGTGCGGACGGGCAGCAAGGGCGTCCCCGTGCGGTACGAGGCCATCGACGCGGCGCTGGCCCGGCTGGCCGGCCCCGCACGGGAACTCCACGCGTCCGTGCACATGCCACGGATAGGCTGCGGCCTGGCCGGGGGCAAGTGGTCCCGCGTCGAGCCGCTCGTGAGTGAGCGGCTCGTGCGGCGGGGCGTCGCGGTGACGGTGTACGACCACGGGGAGGGGTAG